The following are encoded together in the Hydractinia symbiolongicarpus strain clone_291-10 chromosome 14, HSymV2.1, whole genome shotgun sequence genome:
- the LOC130625631 gene encoding uncharacterized protein LOC130625631, producing MEAPSTISSLCCSFTTSLTLHIIMKLLILFACVVYAVADAGPECLNTKEAADCYRNFTSCRKLTNSHHARSKCLKTFDTCVAGPCPVACNKVARDCLHKTGNLAPDLIQCRVDHEACMKTCVDKLFE from the exons ATGGAAGCACCGAGCACGATCTCTTCCTTGTGCTGTTCCTTCACAACGTCACTTACATTACATATCATAAtgaaacttttaattttgttcGCTTGTGTTGTATATGCGGTCG CTGATGCTGGACCAGAATGTTTGAACACAAAAGAAGCAGCAGAT tgctATCGTAATTTCACCAGCTGCAGAAAATTAACCAATTCTCACCATGCACGATCGAAGTGTTTGAAAACATTTGACACCTGTGTAGCTGGACCATGCCCAGTCGCT tgcAACAAAGTGGCGAGAGATTGTCTCCACAAGACAGGAAATCTTGCTCCAGATCTTATCCAGTGTCGCGTTGATCACGAAGCATGTATGAAAACTTGTGTGGACAAACTTTTTGAATAA